GTCGTCGCCCACCTGAGCAAAGCCGACATAGAACTGACCGACCGCGAAGAACTCGGGTGGAACGTAGAGTACGACGGTTTCGTCCACCAGGCCCCGAAATCGCGCGATGGCCTCCGGCGGAGCGACCGGAACGGCCAGGATGATTCGGGCGGCCCGCCACCCGCGGAGCGTGGCGATGGCCGCCTCAACCGTGTATCCTGTCGCGATGCCGTCGTCGACCAGCACCACGTTCTTGTCACGCACGTCGGGGCGCGGTCCCGCGCGATAGGCCTCAACGCGACGCCTGACCTCCTGTCGCGCCGCCTCGATGGCGTGAGCCAGATACCGGCTCGACACGCCCGCCGACTCGATCAATGCCTCGTTGAGCACCGGCGCTCCGGCTTCGCCGACGGCGCCGATCGCGAGCTCCTCGATGCCCGGCGCTCCGATCTTTCGCACCACGACGATGTCGAGAGGGCTGCGCAGAACCCGGGCCACCTCCTCGGCCACTACGACCCCGCCGCGGGGCAGACCAAGCACAATCACGTCCTTCGCCTCGCCGAGCCGCTCTTTCACCGCGGCGGCCAGTCGCCTTCCCGCATCCCCGCGGTCAATGAACATCATGGCGCGATCCGCCTCCCGCTCTGCACCCCTGCGATTCCATCTTCACTCTAACCCGGCTCCGAGGCGGGGTCAGTCGGACGCGCGACTGACCCGTGATCAGGCGGTGGGCTGAGATACCTTTCCCGGCTCAGGCACTACCATGATGACGCGGCGATGCGGATCGTCCTGCTTGGAGACGTCATGCTCGGCCGGCTGGTCAACCGGCACCTGGCCACGGCGGCTCCGGAGCATCCGTGGGGGAATACGCTGTCACTGCTCCGCTCGGCCGATGCGCTCGTGGCCGTGCTTGCGGCGGCGCACGTGACCGCGGTCTCGCTGGCCAACAACCACTCGCTGGATTATGGCCCGGACGCGCTCCGGGACTGCATCGCCGCGCTTGTCCGGCACGGGA
This is a stretch of genomic DNA from bacterium. It encodes these proteins:
- a CDS encoding phosphoribosyltransferase family protein → MMFIDRGDAGRRLAAAVKERLGEAKDVIVLGLPRGGVVVAEEVARVLRSPLDIVVVRKIGAPGIEELAIGAVGEAGAPVLNEALIESAGVSSRYLAHAIEAARQEVRRRVEAYRAGPRPDVRDKNVVLVDDGIATGYTVEAAIATLRGWRAARIILAVPVAPPEAIARFRGLVDETVVLYVPPEFFAVGQFYVGFAQVGDDEVKAALSEMSARAA